Part of the Phaeodactylum tricornutum CCAP 1055/1 chromosome 5, whole genome shotgun sequence genome is shown below.
AGGAAGTTTGCGTAGATAGGAATATTGGAGTTAgaactggagcatttgcCAGCTTCTTCAGGAAGAACAGCGTCGAATTGTGGTACAGTCGCTCCTTGAGTACCGACCCAGCCGCATGTTTGTTTCATGTCCGCCTTGACATTGCAGCATTCCCAAGAAATCGTAATGTTTTCTCCTGCTTCGCAGGGACTGCACGAACTGCAAGCTTCGGAATTCATAGTCACGTCACACGTTAACGTGCCGTTTTTGTACTGGCCAGGAGTGTCAGTTCGGACTGTAATACAAGTATCCAGCGGGTCCTCCATTGTCGAAAAGCTCGTACAAGATTTGGTACTGTACGAGAGGGCGTCTCGGTCGACAAGGATAAGTACACTTTGCTTGTAACACGTCGAATTGTCAGCAGTACAAGTCTCTTCGTTAAAATCACAGGAAATCTCGGTGTCGCGGCGGTCGTAACGTTGACACGAACAAGACAAACGGCCGTTTGATGCAGCTTCATAGTCGGTGCAAACTCGGTCTGGATCTTGCTGCAGTTCACGAGCCCGCTTTTGAATATCACTGGCTACCTGAAGGGCTCTTTGAGTGGCGGCGTTCTGCAGAATGTAGTTTTCGGGAACCGAATGGGACGACACCCAGCTTGGCACGGGCATATTGGAGGCAGTACCCAACTGCGAATGACCCAGTACAGCAATAGTAAGAAGCACAACACACCCAATACTCATCATGGAGAAATCTAAATCCGGTACGGAGACGTCTTGGATTTACGGCTCCCAAAGTAACAAAGGGTGGATTTTTGTTTCTCTGTGCACCTATCACGCCATCGCTATCGAAATGGATGGGGGAAAGACATCATTGGCGGTCTTTTTTGAGACAAAATGGAATGCAATGACCCTTGATGTGTCGGATTTTCGTAAAGTCCgggttcacagtcagtgagcGTTGGTTTATTTCCTAGGGTTAGGGCTTCTTCCGAAAACGAAGCCCAACATAAATGCAGCGATTGTTGTGGAAGTATGGATAGCAAACGAAtagtttactgttagcttaCAGCAAAGGACTCAAACACCGAAAAAGGAatttactttttcttcttgttgagCAAAGATTCGCCCGTTCCGAAGCGGTTGCCTTCATTCTTGCGCATCTCTTCCAGCGCTTCCTCACCTGGTGCGAGAAGTACCGGGATAGCAGCGGTCAATATCGCAAGAACACCAGCACCAACAGCCAATCCAATTGGAGCGTCTACAGCACCGTATTCATAGTCATCTTCGACCGCACGGACAATCAACGGGATGCCCACCGTCATTACGGCGGCCGTCGCCGATGCAATCTTGCGTTCTAATTGCGCTTTACTGACCGCCTCCAGCTTCATAGCGGGGCGTCGAGCTGTCAGCCTCGGAGAAAAACCGACAGTAACAGAAGCTAGAGCCGCAAGAAATAGAAGGATCAAGGACTTGGAGGGCGTCATGATGTTCTTTCGTTCGTTTCTGACACTACGTCTAAAGGATTTGTGGTGTCTGTCGCGCAAGCTGACCCATGAGATCTCTTTGCGAAGCATCCTCATGTCCTAGACAGTCGTCATTACAGCCGGGTTATCAACAGTTGCTGCGTTTGTGTACGACGTAATCGCGCGTCGGACAGACTCAAAATCTAATAATTATTAGACAAGTAACCGTTACTCGAAGCAAGAGCTACTGATGAGATTGTAAAGGGTGTCTGTCTAGTCAATAGAATATGCTAGTTTAAATGGAAAAAATCATTAATGTAAAGGATGTATAGACAATGCAAACAGAAATGCATCATCCTGTCTTACGCCAACCTGTAGCTTCGCTGACAATATACTGGTATTTACGTTGGTGCTCCCGAATGACGAGCGGCATCTGAACCTCATGAATCTTCTCGAACCCATTCGAGGCCATAATTTGGCGCAGGATGTCCTTCGAATAGATAGCTTCGTTTGTTACGGGGTCGTAAAATCCTCCTAGCCATTTGCCCCGGGGGGTGAACTCAGTCAACCACGAAAATGGCGTCACCATCACGACCACTCCACCGGGATTTATAATCTCTGGAAGTCCGGCGAGGCATGCCATTGGATCTGGGAGGCGGCAGAGTAAATTCGACATGACCACGCCATCATATGAGCCAAGAATTCCGTCTTCTTTCATATCGATGAGTCGGCAGGCGTCCCCTGTAAAGAACTGCACTTTGGAGCGCACCGAATCCGTCACACCATGTTCGTGGATAGCCTGAAGGTCTTCATATAGTTCAGCCTCCACGGGAACCCGAAACTTGATATTTTCTGCCGATTGCATTCGCTTGGCAGCGCTCACGAAAGATCCACTGAAATCAAAGGCGTCCACGTGATCGAAAGTCTTAGCAAGTTCAAAAGACGCCCCTCCAACAGCACAGCCAATATCCAATGCGCGATTGTTATTGAACTCGGGTTTCAGTGAGGACAGAAGACCTGCCACTCGTTGCGGGAAGCCAGTTCCATGGTTTGGAGAGTTGTCGTGAGGAAGGATCGGGGCAACGCCTTCCTTCTCGCCAGAATTAGGGTAATGAAGGCCAAGATACATATGCAAGCTGTCATCCGTCTCGTAAACATTGCCGCTGCCACTGCCGCTTCCTAATGAAGACTGTCTCGGCTTGGATTCTTCCTGCGCGACCGCGGCATCGCGTGCGGCAACTTGACCATCGAAATTTCCGGCAAAAAGGTGCGTAGCAGGAGCATCGTGATCTGATGCAACCAGACGGAAACCAGAATGTTGTAGGAAATGGGGTCGGAAATGGAATCGTGCAAAAACTGATGCCTCGTCGCCAGTACTTATAAAAGATCCCCCCACAATGATAGAGTGCTTGCCATCAAAACATGGAGTGGAAAAATCATCGTACACGTGGTGGACTTCAAATCCCTTTAAAGGGTTGAAGTGGTCTTCCGTCCATTCCCAGGCACTTCCGGTGGTATCACGGTGGCCAGTTTGGGACGGCTCAAAGAAATCGACGGGGTTTTGGCTAGAGAATGCCAGGTTCAAATTTGATCCAGCCGATCCTTTGGGAAACGCTTGCCCTGAAGTCACCATCACCTTATCCGCCGAAACGTCTCTACGAGCAGCCTCCAAGTTGTGATCGTGGTTTCGAATGATGTGATGCTCCGCTTCGGTGAGAATTCTATACGGTTTTGAAGTCGGAGATCCTTCTTTCTCGGTCTTCCATCGACAGAAGGCTTGCGCTTCGTAGTAATTTACATCAACAGGCCAACTCCACGGCATGGGAACGATCTTGAAAATGGTTCGCAACGAAAACTTATTGGACCCAGCGGGTCCTGCGGGCTCCCAAAAAAAAGGCCACTTAAGATTGCGATGACTGCGCCACGCCCAGCCGTCGTCGCACCAATACTCTCGATTTCGATAGCCACCATTGTCGACAAACTGCCAGTATTCTCCATTTGTGATCATGTGTTCACTAGCGAAGAATGGAGGCACATCCATATTGCGTTCACCGTACTCATTGTCCCATCCAAAGGAAGGAAAGTCGGCAGGCTTTCCGAGATCGACGGTTCCATTGTCCACGGCAATCATGCGGTTCGCGGGGTAATCCAAAGTTTCTATCGGATTGCTTGTGGGCGAGGCATCGTTGAAAGCCGACGGATGAATCGGAGGCCAATGCTGGGGTGTTTGGACCAAATGGTACGGCGTCTCACGGAACAAGACTGAACTCGTTTCCATATGGATCCGCTCGTGTTCGAAGCCCATGAACAATGCCCACATTGGATGATCCTGATCGACTTTCACTGGACCGTTCCTTTGATCAAGACTAGGATGATTCAAAATAGCGTCCACAACCGTTTTGTATACTTGCTGTCGATACTCGTGCACCTCCGAAACTGTGGGCCAAAGCATATCATTCTTGTTCATGTCATCCCAGAGCATTTCGTCTACACCGACTTCGAAGATGGACTCGAAATAGGCGTTCACAGGTTTGGGTAAGACTTTACTGACGCGGAGCTTGTTGATGTAGAGACAAGCAGTGTGTCCGTAGTAGAATATCTGGGGGTGGCGGAGACCGTGGACTGGCGGGCTGCAGTCCGGTGGGACGGTGAAATTAGACAACGGTCATACAAAACGAAACATCACCACACAACTCAAACTCACCGATAAAATCCTTCTTCTCCTTTGAGACCGGCAAACAATGTCTCGTAGAGCGTCCATGAGTTGTCAAAGTATTCTTTTGCAGCTTCACGGGTAACGGCCGACAGATTCGGAAGTGAAAGCGAGCGGATGGTGCCCGCTTGGTCGGCTCCTGGTTGGATATACAAATATAATTTAGATCCCTCTGAGTGAGCACAACTTCCGTTCGCGTGCGCGTGCAAGTTCGCCACAAGTTTTGGCAATTGCTCTTGTAAACTTACCAGGACATTGACTAGGGTGAATGCCCGTAAACCATTCGGCACTGCGCGGCCCGTTCAGccattcgttgtcgtcgttgcgaTTGACGTTGATCATCCAGGCCTCATCGTGAGACTTGTTCAATCCTGCCTTGCTCAAAGCCGCGGCGGCTGCGGCGTGTCCCTGACTACGAAAGGTGAGATCCTCGTCATCCGAGTCTTCGAGTGCCGCTAGAGTAGATTTCGCACGCGTCGAAAACGCCCGGGCTCCAAACGCGGTCTCGCTACGGACCGACGCGAACGCCGAATGCGAGAGAGACCGCTGACGCGCCGTCGAAACTATCTTGCGGAGTGTCGTGCACACGGTACCCATACGGGCGGCTTGTGGAGAGAGCATCATGGTCGAGGAGGAGAGGCACGGCAAGGAATCGAATACAATGTAAGTTGTTTGATATCAGATATCGGATACACTATTGGCGTTTGACGCGTGCCGAAAGGAGAGGAATCTTGGTTTCGACGGAGGGGGCTCTGGTGATGTATCAATTACGTGGCGGACCGGACcgacttactgttaatatCTACTAGAGAGGACCAGTGGACGGCTACCGGTGAACTCTGCACAAGCAGAAGGCCTTTTTCCTTGTTTTTGATTGGATCTAATGTGTCCGCTTATGCACCACCCAAATGATACTCGACTGACGATCGACAAACAGCGGAAAGCCAATAAATAGACAGTCGCACGAGCAAGTCGAATGATCGCACAGACAAAATGCCCGAGCAttttctgactgtgaaatgaTGCTTACGCTTGTTTCCAAGAGCTCTCTATATATCGATACTCCCATTTTGGTTTCTAATATTTGAAGTTTCTTCACATCAATTGTGTTTTTGACTGTAAACACGAAAAAATGTAGACGTCAAATTTCGGTAATAATTTCAGCGACTAGGAGCAACCTTATTTACATTTATCACGCATATGAATGCATTTAGCAAGCAAAGATTCTGTATTCTGCCTCACCATCTATTTCCAGATTTCAATATATATGAGCTTCACTTCCTCGGGCATTAGAGTTGAAACCGAATTAAAAAAAAACAAGCCTTAACATACGCTTCACGTGTTCCCGAATCAGAGAATTTGTACTAAGTTTTGTTTCGGCACTTTTGGGAGAACTCTATTATTTCCATTTACTGGCTAGCTAGGTGGTCTCCAACCGTGTCGGATGGGTCGATGGTGTGGAAGGAAGCTGCTTTCGGCAGCCCTTCCTGCCTACAGAGACCGTTTTGTCGGCACGTCCTTTGCCTTCGCTCCAGTGCTCCAAGCCCATTTGATCAGCAACATAGTGCACCAGTTTTCTTATCCGGCGTGGCAATCGAACAGGGAAAACAAAAGTGTGTTCCTTACTGTCCACATAAACCTGGATCTGTTCACGAATcgcttcttcctcgtccgacGTCCAATCTACGCAATTCATTAGCCTGTGGGGCTTCGAAGAGGAATTTCCTTCGCTCAATGGGATCAGTAAATGATCAATCGTGAGCTGGATATCCGCTTCACATTCGCTGTCGCGTGCTGTTTGTTTAAAGCTACAGCTGTCCCTCCAACCTAGTATAATATCGTTTTTGGGAGTTGCCTCCCAGGGTTCCATGCGGGTTAAGGCCGTACGGAAGCCAAAAGTTTCTTCCATAAACAGTCGGCGATCGGTCTCCAACAATGCTTTGGCAGTACGGCGAGCAGCGTTTCGGCTGGAGCGACATTCAGCAATGTTACTGTAGTCGGCCGCTTTGGCCAATTCGTTCCAATCTGATTCTTCATTCAAAAATTGGCAAAACTGGTTACTTTGGGGATACTTGATGGAGGGGTCATTGGCTCCAGTCGCTTGCCAAACGTACGGGTTTTTGCGTTCTCGATTGAGTTTACCGACACAGCATGGCGCAAACACAATAGCCTGCGCCTGAACGCATTTTCGAAGTGCCACATCGGTGGCTTCTCCACAAAGGTGCAAGGCTAACGCCATGTCAAATGGTTGATTAAAGCTTTCGACGGGCCCGTGAAATGAAAATAAATTTGGAATTGCTCGACACCGTCTCATACCATCAATAGAATCATCTGATAGCGGCAATCTAGTTGAGTCGTTGCCTTCGATTTGGCACAGTTCGGCCTTTTGATGCATCAACTCCAGAGAATGCTGGCCCAAatcgacaacaacgattCGACAAGAGGGAAGCAAGAGAGCCAGGGGAATTGCCAGATGCCCCGATCCGCCACCAAAGTCCACAATTGTGTAAGATGCCGAGTTCTCCTCTTTTTTGTCCCGTTGTGTGGTCTTTGTTGTCGGTAACAGGGCCAAAACACAGCGAATCATGGAACGAATCTGGGCTTCCTTGCGCGTGGCGCGTTCTTTCTGGGCCAGCTGCCCTTCCAGTGTTCCCCAGACACGAGCCGCTGCCGGAAGAGTGTGGAACGGCCACGATTTTACGTCGAGATCACCGTTGGCAGGTTTGGCCGGCAGCAGCACGTATGAAGGTTGGATACAGGGGAGAATGTCCGCGACGACGCGCTCAAACTGCTTGAGGCGGACACCCTTGACCCCCTGTACTACCACATGGGCTGGTTTTGTTGGCGTCATTGCAGCATTTTACATTGGTTGTGTAACGTTGTAGCAGCGCCGATGCATCGAAGGCCGAATTTACAGTAACAGTATCCGGTCCAGAAATTTCTCCTCGTTGGATTTCCCATATTGCGGAGGGAAAACTTTATCTGCACATCCTGTGTCGTCGGATTTCTTATGGTTTATTAATCGACATCTCGAAGACACCGGTTCTAGAAACGTTACTTAATTGTTAGGGAAAACACGGGGTAGCCGTCGGGCTGGCTGATAGTGAGATTGCCGTCGGAGTCTTGCACAAGTACTCTGTCTGTGAGATGCATGCCTTTCCATCAACATAAAAAGAGTTGTTCCTACCAAAAATTACAATTAGAATTCATCTACCGCTGCATTACCTGCAAGCTATCGGCTCTACGCTGATTAAGTGATTCGGTGATTCCGCGGAATCGTTGTAACTAGCCAGTCTTGTGCTTTTTGTGGTTGGCGTCGCGGCTACAAACAGGGATTGCATCAAATTCTTTGTTTGACGCCGGAGTGTATACAATTTAGAAAAGATCTTTCCTCTGGCCTTATCCATAGAATGACTTCCGCCGGAGATTCTGGGATGCGAAAAAACGACAAGCCTTCGCTTCGTATGAATTTGTCGGCAGCGAATTTGTCCAAGACTGAAGTGGTTCCTTCGGTACCCGCTGCAAAGAAGCGAAGGTATGCGCCAATCGATCTCCCACTCAGTATGGCTTCGGTATCAGATGTGCGAGTGTTGCATCAGAAAACTTCGATGAGTTTTGCCCTCCAATCGAGTCTCAACCGCGAGGAAGCTACCTGGCATGCGCAGGGCACAACGACGCTCTTTCTTACAACGCCGCATCCACCAACCCAGCCACTTTCCGAGTCTTCAACAGTCCCCCTTGCTCTACATTTACGAGGTTCCTGCCAAGTGTCACAAGTACATGTTCAAACTCTAACTTGGACAAAAAATCAGCCCGAGCCAAAGCCGCAGACTCTGCGGACTTCCTATCATCACGTGGACCCGTTGCAGCACGTATTGGTCAAACCGCCATCGTCGTACACTTTCGAAGAGGATCACAAGAAAGAGTTTCGATTCGATGCTGATGCTCAGTCCTCGCGTGGTGCCGTCGGTATGACGTCAGCTCTTCGGGCTGCGAGTGTTGCGAGTAATCTTGGAGAGCTGCGAATCACGTTCGAGGCTTTGAATAGTAAAAGCGAGGAAACAACGATAGATGCAGTCCAAAGTTCGTGGCGACACCTATTGGAAGCTACCTCCAATGAAGGGGATGTTGTCCAACGCCTGAAATCCAGCTGGAATGGACGAGCTGGACAGCGTCGGAATCGCCGATTGAACTTAATAGCATCCTGTCTTGCTGCAGCATCGAATCAGAATCGTGCTTTTTGTGTTACAGTCCGATACAACATTGCGATTGAAAAGTCAATCGCACATCTAGGTGGGCTCCACGCATTGACAACGAATCGCACGCCTCATGTCTACACGACGGCCGGAGTCTACGGTGACCACGAGGGAACCCGATGTTGGCTACCCTGTGCAGATTCAGCAGCTGCTCATCACCGCACCTCCCACGAATTTCTTGTACATGTCACCGCAGGTATGACGCATGGCCTCGCGACGATGGGGCTGGGAGAAGACATGGGCTGTAGAGAAACTCTCCTGCATGACAGCTTTACGAAGACAGGGGCCAAAAGTATCCCGTCTCGAGCCGCAAATGAGTTTGGCGCACAGCATGTGAAGTTTTTGGAAGATCTCTCAGCCAAGAATACTGACAACTCTATTTCTCACTGGATTCCTCCGGAAGAGTCGCATACAGTAGCAATGGGAGATATTCAAGCGACGCATGTTTGGTGTTCTGGGACTTGGACGCCTGTTCCTGCCAGATCACTGGGGTTTTCTATCGGCCCTTTCCGTGTTCTAGAAGATCCCGAGTACTTTGAGGCTGCGGCGGAAGCAGAAGTAGATGATGATGAAAAGGGTCCCGACGAACTGATCGAGACAGCCCGCTCAAGCGGCGAAGGAATTCGACAGGCTTACTTTTGCCCCGTATTCGCCCGGAAGTTTATTCATCGCGATGCAAGCCGTGTCTTGCTTCCGGAGACTCAATTGGTGCTCGCCGACCTTTCATCCCGACAACGCGAAATTCTGAATCGATTGGACCAAAGTGTCTTATCGACAACCGTGGGTGTTCCTCACCGAGCCTTGTCATTGATGCGAGATGTGCTGGCCTTGCCGACCTACCGGACAGCCTCGTATACCCAAATTTGGATTCCAAACGCCCTTCATGGGGGTGTGACCAGTGGATCATTTCACTTCTGTCCCGAAGTGTTGGTCAATCCTTTTTTGGGTGGTGCCGTATTGGACTCAAGGATGCTGCCGCCCACAGGATCTCGGCTACCGTTTTATCAAGGGGGGCGAGTACTCCAATGTCTACAGGCACGATGTGCTATTCGCGGATGGATTGTCGCAAGTTTACCTTTAGGAGGAAAAGATGATGTTGGCGGGGGCTATATTTTTGCCTTGGCTGAAAGCTTGCTGATGAGCCTTTACGAGCGTGGCAATGGGGCTCATGGAGAAGGTATGGCTTTGATCGCGTATTGGTATTGTGTGAAATTGACTGATGACTTATCGTTCTTTTCGCGATTACAGGTGGAGGGAAAGGCGGCGTATTTTTTAGTAACCGTTACTCATTTGGAAGCGGGTTAAACAGTTCAAACCTAGACTTCCTTCCGGTTCAAAACATCGAAGACATGGATGTGGTCATTTCTGGTGTTGGTGCTGTACCAGTCGGTAAGCTTATTTCCTTCTAAAATTGAATCGACCAAACGCGAGTCTCACAGAATACGAATTTGCTCTAGTGGACGACCGACAAAACGATCAACTTTGGAGATCCGCAACGAACGGATCAGAGTCCCATACTTCATCCACGGATGAATTTAATGTGCGGCAACTTCTTTGCCGGGATGCGGTAGAAGCTTTGGAACGTGGGACGGACAAAGACAAGGCGGTCCCGAGCCCTTCGATGGGTTGGTTTGGGTCACACTTGTCACTCTCGTTTCTTTCAAGCAATGCTGCTTCCAGTAGCGATTTAGGCTGTGGCGGTGTGGAGTTGCTGCATCCCATCGGTGGGCTTGTGTACCGCGCTTTAAAATGTGAAGTATTTCGAGGCATCGTCGAAGGCAGAGCTGGTATCGCAAATTTTGTTCGGCTTATACGTGCATCGTTCATCGCTGCACATTTAGAGGACCTCGGTGAAAGCGAGCTCAAGTTAGCAAAAAAACGTGAAAAAGAAGTAAAGGACACTAACTCGAGCGTGGAAAAAGATGAAGTTGTACCAAAGGCGCCTTTCGTCGTTTGtgtgaacgaaattctaAAAAAGAAAGGTTTGTCGCACACTCTTTTTACTCGGGCCCTGCAAAACCTTTCTGGACGAGCGAAAGAACCACATCTTCTTGGAACACTAGTGGATGTGGAGCGACACGCGGAAGACCCTCGCACTCGTCGACCATTCGTGGAACCAGAAGGTTTTCCCAATTCGTTCGTTAGAGGTGCCTCGCTTCTGTATTGTCGGGTTGGAGTGCAGGTGGAACAAGCTCGAGACAGCACTGGTACCCAAGGACCAACGGTCGGAAAAGGTATACAAATGCAGGCCTATGCCGAGCCTGTTATTCCGGAAGGTGGATTAGCATTCAGTGGTCCCATCACTGTCCGTGTTATTGAGAACGAAGGGCAATTTCGTGAATATGTTAAAGATATTGTGGCCGATGGTAGTCGACGCGATTGGGGAACCACATTTCTGCATGCGAAGCCTGTAACGACGGTAAAGGCGCAGACCGCGGCAAGTGGGACGATCGAAGCATCGAGCAGAACTTCGAAAGAAGGATCAAAGTCGTTGGGTTCCGTTAGCAGCAGTATCTTTACAGACTCCTTTTTTCACAGCGGTGGATATCAGGCGATCGAGTTGATACGTTTGACAAATCTTTCACCCCTCTTGTGGGTTCGGGTAGATCCAATGGGTTTGTACGCTGGACGTATATCTGTCTGTCAGCCAGATGCTTGTTTAGCCGAGCAGCTTTTCCATGACGGCGATGCTGCTGCTCAGGTGGAAGCGATTCGTACACTCGCCGAGCGGCCAATCCGAATTCAGCCATCATCCAAGGTGAATGCTGTCTACGACGTTAGTGTTATGGAGCTACCGGT
Proteins encoded:
- a CDS encoding predicted protein, producing MTPTKPAHVVVQGVKGVRLKQFERVVADILPCIQPSYVLLPAKPANGDLDVKSWPFHTLPAAARVWGTLEGQLAQKERATRKEAQIRSMIRCVLALLPTTKTTQRDKKEENSASYTIVDFGGGSGHLAIPLALLLPSCRIVVVDLGQHSLELMHQKAELCQIEGNDSTRLPLSDDSIDGMRRCRAIPNLFSFHGPVESFNQPFDMALALHLCGEATDVALRKCVQAQAIVFAPCCVGKLNRERKNPYVWQATGANDPSIKYPQSNQFCQFLNEESDWNELAKAADYSNIAECRSSRNAARRTAKALLETDRRLFMEETFGFRTALTRMEPWEATPKNDIILGWRDSCSFKQTARDSECEADIQLTIDHLLIPLSEGNSSSKPHRLMNCVDWTSDEEEAIREQIQVYVDSKEHTFVFPVRLPRRIRKLVHYVADQMGLEHWSEGKGRADKTVSVGRKGCRKQLPSTPSTHPTRLETT
- the cupD gene encoding predicted protein (Homologous to cupB in Synechocystis PCC6803 essential for the constitutive CO2 uptake system even under high CO2) — protein: MMLSPQAARMGTVCTTLRKIVSTARQRSLSHSAFASVRSETAFGARAFSTRAKSTLAALEDSDDEDLTFRSQGHAAAAAALSKAGLNKSHDEAWMINVNRNDDNEWLNGPRSAEWFTGIHPSQCPGADQAGTIRSLSLPNLSAVTREAAKEYFDNSWTLYETLFAGLKGEEGFYRPPVHGLRHPQIFYYGHTACLYINKLRVSKVLPKPVNAYFESIFEVGVDEMLWDDMNKNDMLWPTVSEVHEYRQQVYKTVVDAILNHPSLDQRNGPVKVDQDHPMWALFMGFEHERIHMETSSVLFRETPYHLVQTPQHWPPIHPSAFNDASPTSNPIETLDYPANRMIAVDNGTVDLGKPADFPSFGWDNEYGERNMDVPPFFASEHMITNGEYWQFVDNGGYRNREYWCDDGWAWRSHRNLKWPFFWEPAGPAGSNKFSLRTIFKIVPMPWSWPVDVNYYEAQAFCRWKTEKEGSPTSKPYRILTEAEHHIIRNHDHNLEAARRDVSADKVMVTSGQAFPKGSAGSNLNLAFSSQNPVDFFEPSQTGHRDTTGSAWEWTEDHFNPLKGFEVHHVYDDFSTPCFDGKHSIIVGGSFISTGDEASVFARFHFRPHFLQHSGFRLVASDHDAPATHLFAGNFDGQVAARDAAVAQEESKPRQSSLGSGSGSGNVYETDDSLHMYLGLHYPNSGEKEGVAPILPHDNSPNHGTGFPQRVAGLLSSLKPEFNNNRALDIGCAVGGASFELAKTFDHVDAFDFSGSFVSAAKRMQSAENIKFRVPVEAELYEDLQAIHEHGVTDSVRSKVQFFTGDACRLIDMKEDGILGSYDGVVMSNLLCRLPDPMACLAGLPEIINPGGVVVMVTPFSWLTEFTPRGKWLGGFYDPVTNEAIYSKDILRQIMASNGFEKIHEVQMPLVIREHQRKYQYIVSEATGWRKTG
- a CDS encoding predicted protein; translation: MTSAGDSGMRKNDKPSLRMNLSAANLSKTEVVPSVPAAKKRRYAPIDLPLSMASVSDVRVLHQKTSMSFALQSSLNREEATWHAQGTTTLFLTTPHPPTQPLSESSTVPLALHLRGSCQVSQVHVQTLTWTKNQPEPKPQTLRTSYHHVDPLQHVLVKPPSSYTFEEDHKKEFRFDADAQSSRGAVGMTSALRAASVASNLGELRITFEALNSKSEETTIDAVQSSWRHLLEATSNEGDVVQRLKSSWNGRAGQRRNRRLNLIASCLAAASNQNRAFCVTVRYNIAIEKSIAHLGGLHALTTNRTPHVYTTAGVYGDHEGTRCWLPCADSAAAHHRTSHEFLVHVTAGMTHGLATMGLGEDMGCRETLLHDSFTKTGAKSIPSRAANEFGAQHVKFLEDLSAKNTDNSISHWIPPEESHTVAMGDIQATHVWCSGTWTPVPARSLGFSIGPFRVLEDPEYFEAAAEAEVDDDEKGPDELIETARSSGEGIRQAYFCPVFARKFIHRDASRVLLPETQLVLADLSSRQREILNRLDQSVLSTTVGVPHRALSLMRDVLALPTYRTASYTQIWIPNALHGGVTSGSFHFCPEVLVNPFLGGAVLDSRMLPPTGSRLPFYQGGRVLQCLQARCAIRGWIVASLPLGGKDDVGGGYIFALAESLLMSLYERGNGAHGEGGGKGGVFFSNRYSFGSGLNSSNLDFLPVQNIEDMDVVISGVGAVPVEYEFALVDDRQNDQLWRSATNGSESHTSSTDEFNVRQLLCRDAVEALERGTDKDKAVPSPSMGWFGSHLSLSFLSSNAASSSDLGCGGVELLHPIGGLVYRALKCEVFRGIVEGRAGIANFVRLIRASFIAAHLEDLGESELKLAKKREKEVKDTNSSVEKDEVVPKAPFVVCVNEILKKKGLSHTLFTRALQNLSGRAKEPHLLGTLVDVERHAEDPRTRRPFVEPEGFPNSFVRGASLLYCRVGVQVEQARDSTGTQGPTVGKGIQMQAYAEPVIPEGGLAFSGPITVRVIENEGQFREYVKDIVADGSRRDWGTTFLHAKPVTTVKAQTAASGTIEASSRTSKEGSKSLGSVSSSIFTDSFFHSGGYQAIELIRLTNLSPLLWVRVDPMGLYAGRISVCQPDACLAEQLFHDGDAAAQVEAIRTLAERPIRIQPSSKVNAVYDVSVMELPVRVLGDCLRGSPALHSSLPHTPAIRSQAALAIAQWQNNKAPPSKDSVDADSWIGINLLLHYFRERFYSNSIIMPTKFSRLALKKSDVEMNQAAAANESAGANQPTFDDAYEYLDILEAGEERAAALEDADQVEIEEDEEYRVRSAVVTAIACTRAKDGLTPSIAVEFLETVLEAEDASVVGHLIYPDEELMIEKNFRTKKYKTELNADDIEVSTSNYISTPSLSFVSSAMIADALLAMCHINASPTVYTDPATGGKVVSSGPHPVSKLIKIAREWLDWENYRESIRNELAMEDRSGISGNCYDNIAACAVTALSTLAILRQSTTEGERTVSSRNIGNGEKNSERKTEDIATAKFYVAMFDEHPVHNDPTRAACAQAMSCICCATDRFEDEKKPPLGLLSALEFLLDRVLDDEVSPCLKQTLCLIMMDACTGKVSSMQRVGVIGGRNDLFVTAARYFNGPLGASQGNDNGSALLTSVSPSSSPAASAVNDGARRGLRLLSRAGHPREALGEEIVVRVARFATRLWRTINGEPAEALTSGIVRLGPSLGVCAYDGALRCTLLSLWQWIWPRGCFAVLQVQAWKAHEGTDRYFGLGAHHVMKITEDEKVAATEEEEALSELNKIVSTELDRQAWRGEMSRKAYDIYKSSKGHRPTFTSNSKGCCI
- a CDS encoding predicted protein — encoded protein: MMSIGCVVLLTIAVLGHSQLGTASNMPVPSWVSSHSVPENYILQNAATQRALQVASDIQKRARELQQDPDRVCTDYEAASNGRLSCSCQRYDRRDTEISCDFNEETCTADNSTCYKQSVLILVDRDALSYSTKSCTSFSTMEDPLDTCITVRTDTPGQYKNGTLTCDVTMNSEACSSCSPCEAGENITISWECCNVKADMKQTCGWVGTQGATVPQFDAVLPEEAGKCSSSNSNIPIYANFLTIVFIVTMLL